The window GAAGTTCTCGGTGAGCCGGCTCATCGGCGCGCCTCCTGGTTACGTGGGCTACGAGGAATCGGGCACGCTCACCAAGGCCGTGCGACGGAAGCCCTACTCGGTCGTCCTACTGGACGAGATCGAGAAGGCGCACCCGGACGTCTTCAACATCCTGCTCCAGGTGCTCGACGAAGGTCACCTCACCGACAACTACGGCCGGGTGATCGACTTCAAGAACACGGTCGTGATCATGACCTCGAACGTCGGCGCGCGGGACATCATGTCGGGCAAGTCGCTCGGCTTCCACCAGGCGGATACGAAGACGAACTTCGAGAAGATGCAGGAGCGGATCAAGGACGAGATGAACAAGGTGTTCAACCCGGAGTTCCTGAACCGGCTGGACGACGTCATCGTGTTCCATCCGCTCGACAAGGACCACATCTCGCAGATCGTCGGGATCCTGCTCAAGGACGTGCAGCGCCGGATCGGCGACGAAGTGAAGCTCACGCCCGCGGCGATCGAATTCCTGGTGAGCAAGGGCTACGATGCGAACTATGGCGCGCGCCCGCTCAAGCGGGCCATCCAGCGCTACATCGAGGACCCGCTGAGCGAGAAGATCCTGCTTGGCGAGTTCGGCCGCGGCGAGGAGATCGAGGTCGACGTGGCGGCCGAAGGCGACCGGCTCGTCTTCCGCGCCCTGAGCGGCACGCAGGCGTAGGCGGACCGGCGACCGGACCGGTCAGCGGCGCCGCTCCGCGCTGCGGCGCCACCTCCTTCTTTCGAGCATTGATGCGGCTTCGTTCCTTCGCGCTCGCCGTCCTGGCTCTCGGTTTGGGCAGGGCGGCTTCCCTCCCCGCACAGGTTCCAGCGCAGGCGCCCCCGCCCATCGACAGCATCGCCGTCGAGGGCAATGCGCGCGTGAGCGATGCCCAGATCATCTCCAACTCGGGGCTCGCCGTTCACCAGCGGCCCAACTACCGCGACATCCAGCGCGCCATCACCGCGATCTTCGGCACCGGGCAGTTCGACGACGTGACGGTGGAGCAGCACAACGTCGGCGGGAAGCTGGTGCTCGCCATTCGGGTCAAGGAGCGGCCGCTCCTTGACGGGTGGTCGCTCAAAGGCGTCGAGCGGCTTCCCGAGAACAACGTGCGTGACCAGGTGCGCATCGGAGCCGGCGGGCCGCTCGACCGTGCGGCGGTGGAGCGCTCGCGCGCGGCGATCGATTCGCTCTACAAGCGCCAGGGCTACTACGCCGCGCAGGTCAAGGTCGAAACCCTGGCGCAGGATTCGGGGCACGTGCGCGTGGTATTCGACGTCGCCGAGGGGCGGCGCGTGGCGGTGAGTGAGGTGCAGATCGACGGCAATCGCGCGTTCTCGGACGGGCAGGTGGTGAAGCATATGGCGACCCGACCCGAGGGCTTCTGGTGGTTCCGCAAGGGCGAGTACAGCGAGCGAAAGCTCGACGAAGATCTGCGCGACCGGCTGCCCCGCTGGTACGCCGAGCACGGCTACATCGACTTCCAGGCGCTGGGTGACTCGCTGGTGCCGGACACGACAACCGGCAAGGCCGTGCTCCACGTGAAGGTCGACGAAGGCCAGCGCTTCCAGGTGGGGACGTTCGACGTCCAGGGTAATCGCCGCTTCTCGAGCGAGGAGTTGAAGGTCTACTACCCCTTTGCCGCCGGCGAGCCGTTCGACCGCACCGCGTGGGACGATGCGACCCAGCGCCTGCAGGACCTCTACGCCAACAACGGCTACATCTACGCCCACATCGTCCCGACCGAGACGCGGCGCACGGGCTCCGACGGGCAGCCGACGCTCGACCTGGCATGGCAGATCCAGGAGGGGCAACCGGCGACGATCAACAAGATCGACATCGTCGGCAACGATGTGACCCACGAGCGGATCATCCGCGAGGCAATCGTCCTCCTGCCGGGCGACCTGTTCAATCGCGAGCTGCTGATCCGCTCCTATCAGAACATCAGCAACCTCAACTTCTTCCAGCAGCCGCTGCCGGCGCCCGACGTGAAGCCGGCGGGCAACGGCGTCGACGTCGACATCGTCTTCCGGGTCGAGGAGAAGCGCACCGGCAACATCAACTTCGGTGCCTCGCTCGGGCAGGGCACCGGGGTGGGCGGCTTTCTGGGCCTGGAGGAGCCGAATCTCTTCGGCAAGGGCAAGCGCGCCCGCCTTCAGTGGCAATTCGGCGCGAACATCAACGACTTCAACCTGAGCTACACCGACCCGTCCATCCGCGCCTCGCGGGTCTCGGGCACCCTCTCGGTGTTCGACTCCCGCCAGACGTTCATCATCGGCGACCTCGGGCGCCGCAAGCAGATCGGTGCCAACCTGCAGCTCGGCATTCCGTTCTTCGGCTCTCGGTATACCCGGGTGTTCGCCTCGTATGGTATCCAGCGGATCAAGTTCGACGAGGGGTCGGAAGATCTGCGCGCGCGCTTCTCGTGCAACAACTGCACGCGTTCCACGCTCGGCATGAGCGTGCTCCGGGACACCCGGATCGGGCTGCCGTTCCCCACGGCGGGCACCTACTTCAACGTGGGCGGCGAGCTCAATGGCGGCGTGCTGGGGGGCACGGGCAACTACCGCAAACTCGATCTTGAGGGCCGCTGGTACGCGCCGCTCGGCACGCTCGGTGGCAACGGCCAGCTCGGCCAGGGCGTGCAATTCGTCCTCGGGCTGACCGCCAAGTCGGGGTTCATCTTCGGGGACGCCGGGCCTTTCTTTACGGAGCTATATTCCATGGGCGGTGTCCAGTTCGGCATTCCGCTCAGGGGATACAACGAGTTTTCGATCACGCCGGACGGCTATGACCCGAACGCCAACTCCGGCACGGCGAGCGTCAATGCGTTCGGCAAGTCGTATGCGGCGTTTACGGTGGAGGCGGGCGCCCGCATCAGCGGCGCGCTGTACGTCAACACGTTCCTGGACGCGGGCAACGTGTACCGCACGCCGCGCCAGTACGACCCCACGCGGCTCTTCCGCGGCGCCGGGTTCGGCGCGGCCGTCGTGTCGCCCCTCGGGCCGCTCGGGATCGATATAGGATACGGTTTCGACAAGACGGACCAGTCGGGCAAGCCGGCGCCGGGATGGGAGCTTCACTTCCGGCTCGGGAACTTCTTCTGAGCCGGACCCGATGCGGCCGGATGCAGCGCGCAGTACGCACCCTCACCTCTTGGAGTCGAGAATGATGCTTGCCGTCCGAGCGACCTGGGCAGGGCTCGCGGTCGCGCTGGTCGCCGGGTCCGCCAGCACCGCCACCGCGCAGCAGCGCCCCGCCAAGCCGGCACCGCAGAAGGCCGCGGCGACGCCCGCCGCCGGCGGCGAGAGCACGCGGATCGGGTTCGTCAACATCCAGGCGATCCTTAAGCAGTCGCCCGGCTACGCCAAGGCCGAGTCGACGTTCTCCAAGGAGCTCGACGGATACCGGGCCGAGCTGCAGAAGCTGCAGGCGAATCTGGATTCCGCGGCGCAGGACTTCGAGGCGCAGTCGGCCGTGATGAATCCGAGCCAGCGCACTGCCAAGCGGAAGGACCTGGAGGCCGAGCAGGAGAAGCTGCAGCAGCGCAACCAGGAGCTGCAGCAGACGGCGGCCAAGCGGGAGCGCGAGCTGCTCGACCCGATCCAGGCCCGGGTGAACAGCGTCATCGAGGGCATCCGTGCGGCGGGCAATTACGCGATCATCTTCGACGTGAGCGCGCCGGGCAACGGCATCGTAACGGGTGACAAATCCCTCGATCTCACGCAGCGCGTGCTGGATCAGCTCCAATCCTCGAAATAGCGGGAGCGGAAGACGGACAGCATCATGGGGCGGTCGCCGGACGGAGGGGCGGCCGCCCCATTGCCACAAGGAGAGCCGACGCGATGAGGCCGACGCGATGACGATGGACATCGAGCGGATTCTCACGGTGCTGCCGCACCGCTACCCGCTTCTGCTCGTCGACCGGATCGTCAGCGTCGAGGGCACCACGCGCATCGTGGGGCTCAAGAACGTCACGTTCAACGAGCCCTTCTTCCAGGGCCATTTTCCCGGTAACCCGATCATGCCCGGGGTCCTCATCGTCGAGGCCATGGCGCAGGTGGGTGGCTGCCTCATGCTGGGCAGCATGGAGCGGCCGGACACGAAGGCGGTTTACCTGGCCGGGCTGGATGGCGTCCGGTTTCGGCGGCCTGTGCGCCCCGGCGACCAGCTGCGACTCGAGGTCGAGGTGCTCCAGGCGCGGGGCGGCACCTGCCGCATGAAGGGCACCGCCTCGGTGGACGGCCAGCGCGCGGCCGAGGCGGAGATTCTTGCGCAAGTGGCAGATCGGCCGACCGCTGCCCGGCCGAGCTCGGGACATCCCGGTGGCGCGGCGCGGTGAGGCGCACCGGATGCTCCGCTGGCTATGGACCAGCCGGCGGCCGGAGGCGCGGCTTGTGAGGCTCGCGCTGATCCCGGCGTCGGGCCTCTGGCGCGGCGCGATGGCGGCGCGGGCCCAAGCCTACGCCCGCGGATGGCGGCCGGTGCGCGATCTGCCACTCCCGTCGGTGGGCGTCGGCAATCTCACCCTGGGCGCCTCGGGAAAGATGGCGGTCGCGAGCTGGGTGGCCGCGCATTATGCCGCGCGCGGGTGCAAGCCCGCCATCCTGGTGCCGGGCGCGGCAGATGACGAGGTTGCGCTCAGACAGCATCGTGCGCCGTCGGCGCTCATCGTCGCCGACCGCGATCTCCCGACCTGCGCCGACCGGGCCCTCGCTGGCGGAGCCGAGGTCCTCGTCCTCGACGATGCCTACCAGCGGCTCGACGTCCGGCGCGATCTCAACCTCGCCGTCGTGAGCGCTGAGACGGCGCACGCAGTACGCTGGGGACTGCCGGCCGGCCCCTGGCGCGAGGGCTGGGCAGCGCTGGCGCGCGCTGATGCCGCGGTCATAACCCGGAAGCGCGCTCCGCGCGAGGCAGCGGAAGCCGCCGCGCGGGATGTCGCGAGGCGGGTGCCGGGGCCGGTGGCCGTGGCGCGGCTCGCGATGGATCACCTCGAAGGATTGGTGAGCGGCGCCAGCCACCCGGCCGCCTTCCTTGCCGGTAAGCGCGTCGTGGCCGCGACCCGCTCGGCCGACCCGGACGCCTTCGTCGCGCAGGCCAAGGCGACGGGTGCGGCGGTCCAGGTGGCCACCTGGCGCGGCGCACCCGACTTTCGCGACGAGGACGTGGCCTGGCTGGCCCATGCGACCCGCCGCGCGGACCACGTCGTCATCACCGAGCGGGATGCCGCCCGGCTGCGCGACCGTTGGCCCAACCGGGTGGCCGAGCCGCTGGTCGCCGTGCTGGCGCTCGAGTGGGAGCAGGGCGCGAGCGACATCGTCGCGGCGCTCGACGCCGTCATCACACCCGTCGAACGGCTCTGATCCTCACCATTACCCCGCACCCGCGGAGTCGACCGGAGATCACATGAGCACCGTCATTCCGCCGAGCACCCCGATCATCCGTCCCGACAAGGACACCTTTCTCAACGAGGAGAATCCGTTCGAGGCGATGATGTCGCGCTTCGACTACGCGGCCGAGCGGTTGAGCCTCGACCCGGGACTCTACAAGGTGCTCCGGAGCCCGGAGAAGCAGATCATCGTGTCCATCCCGCTCCTGAAGGACAACGGCGAGGTGGACGTATACACCGGGTACCGGGTCCTCTACAACACGGCGCGCGGGCCGGCCAAGGGCGGCATCCGGTTCGACCTGGCCGTGACGCTCGACGAGGTGAAGGCGCTCGCGGCGTGGATGACGTGGAAGTGCGCGGTGGTCAACATTCCCTTCGGCGGCTCCAAGGGCGGCGTGGTGTGCGACCCGACGAGCCTCAGCATCTCGGAGCTCGAGCGGGTGACTCGCCGCTACACCGCGGCCATCATCGAGGTGCTCGGCCCCGATTCCGATGTCCCCGCCCCCGACGTGAACACCAACGAGCGGGTGATGGCATGGATCATGGACACGTACTCGATGCACAAGCGGCACACGGTGACGTCGGTCGTCACCGGCAAGCCGGTGGCCATGGGCGGCTCGCTCGGGCGTCGTGAGGCCACGGGCCGCGGCTGCATGATCGTGACCCGCGAGGCGCTCAAGCGGCACAACCTGCCGATCGAGGGGACCCGGGTGGCAGTGCAGGGGTTCGGCAACGTCGGGTCGACCGCGGCCCAGCTCATGGAAGACGCGGGGATGCGGGTGGTCGCCGTGAGCGACAAGAACGGCGGCCTCTACAACGCCAAGGGGCTCAAGGTGCGGGAGCTGGTGCAGCACGTCCGCCAGGGCAAACCGCTCAAGGACTACCTGAACGCCGAACGGATTAGCAATGCCGATCTCCTCACCTGCGATTGTGACGTTCTGGTGCCCGCCGCGCTGGAGAACGTGATCACCCGCCACAACGCGCGCGACATCAAGGCGCGGATCATCTGCGAGGGGGCCAACGGGCCGACCACGGCCAACGCCGACCGGATCCTGGACGAGAAGGGCGTCTTCGTGATCCCCGACATCCTGGCCAACGCGGGTGGCGTCACAGTGAGCTACTTCGAGTGGGTGCAGGATCGCGGCGGTTACTTCTGGGACGAGGACACGGTGAACCAGCGCCTCGAGCGAATCATGGTGGAGTCCTTCGACGAAGTCGCCGGCATGGCCGCGCGCCACGGGACGAATCTGCGGATCGGGGCGTACATGGTGGGGATAGAACGAGTGGCGGCGGTACACAGGCTAAGAGGGATGTATGCGTGAGGAGGCGGTCGGGTGAGGCGGTAAAGGCGGGGCGACGGTACGGGCGGTAAGGACCTGCGCCGGCCGAGCCTTTACCGCCTGTGCCGTCCTTACCGCCTCTCCCGCCTACCTTCCCACCTTTCACCTGACCTGATCGCATGGAGCTTTTCCTGCTCACGGTAGGGCGCCTGCGCCCGGCCTTTCGCTCCGCATGCGACGACTATCTCACGCGCATTCGCCGATACTCCCGTGTCACCGAGTACGAGGTGCGGGAAGCGAGCAGGCTGCCGGCGGCGGCAGGACGGGCTCGGGAAGCGGAGGCGCTGCTCGCTCGGACGCCGGACGGGGCGACGCTCGTGGCGCTCACGCGCGAGGGACGCGGGTGGAGCAGCGCGGAACTTGCCCAGGAGGTCGGGAAGTGGCGGCGAGCGGCCGGGCCGGTGGCCTTTGCCATCGGTGGCTCAGAGGGGCTGGCTCAGGACGT is drawn from Gemmatimonadales bacterium and contains these coding sequences:
- the bamA gene encoding outer membrane protein assembly factor BamA — its product is MRLRSFALAVLALGLGRAASLPAQVPAQAPPPIDSIAVEGNARVSDAQIISNSGLAVHQRPNYRDIQRAITAIFGTGQFDDVTVEQHNVGGKLVLAIRVKERPLLDGWSLKGVERLPENNVRDQVRIGAGGPLDRAAVERSRAAIDSLYKRQGYYAAQVKVETLAQDSGHVRVVFDVAEGRRVAVSEVQIDGNRAFSDGQVVKHMATRPEGFWWFRKGEYSERKLDEDLRDRLPRWYAEHGYIDFQALGDSLVPDTTTGKAVLHVKVDEGQRFQVGTFDVQGNRRFSSEELKVYYPFAAGEPFDRTAWDDATQRLQDLYANNGYIYAHIVPTETRRTGSDGQPTLDLAWQIQEGQPATINKIDIVGNDVTHERIIREAIVLLPGDLFNRELLIRSYQNISNLNFFQQPLPAPDVKPAGNGVDVDIVFRVEEKRTGNINFGASLGQGTGVGGFLGLEEPNLFGKGKRARLQWQFGANINDFNLSYTDPSIRASRVSGTLSVFDSRQTFIIGDLGRRKQIGANLQLGIPFFGSRYTRVFASYGIQRIKFDEGSEDLRARFSCNNCTRSTLGMSVLRDTRIGLPFPTAGTYFNVGGELNGGVLGGTGNYRKLDLEGRWYAPLGTLGGNGQLGQGVQFVLGLTAKSGFIFGDAGPFFTELYSMGGVQFGIPLRGYNEFSITPDGYDPNANSGTASVNAFGKSYAAFTVEAGARISGALYVNTFLDAGNVYRTPRQYDPTRLFRGAGFGAAVVSPLGPLGIDIGYGFDKTDQSGKPAPGWELHFRLGNFF
- a CDS encoding OmpH family outer membrane protein, producing the protein MMLAVRATWAGLAVALVAGSASTATAQQRPAKPAPQKAAATPAAGGESTRIGFVNIQAILKQSPGYAKAESTFSKELDGYRAELQKLQANLDSAAQDFEAQSAVMNPSQRTAKRKDLEAEQEKLQQRNQELQQTAAKRERELLDPIQARVNSVIEGIRAAGNYAIIFDVSAPGNGIVTGDKSLDLTQRVLDQLQSSK
- the fabZ gene encoding 3-hydroxyacyl-ACP dehydratase FabZ produces the protein MTMDIERILTVLPHRYPLLLVDRIVSVEGTTRIVGLKNVTFNEPFFQGHFPGNPIMPGVLIVEAMAQVGGCLMLGSMERPDTKAVYLAGLDGVRFRRPVRPGDQLRLEVEVLQARGGTCRMKGTASVDGQRAAEAEILAQVADRPTAARPSSGHPGGAAR
- a CDS encoding tetraacyldisaccharide 4'-kinase; protein product: MRLALIPASGLWRGAMAARAQAYARGWRPVRDLPLPSVGVGNLTLGASGKMAVASWVAAHYAARGCKPAILVPGAADDEVALRQHRAPSALIVADRDLPTCADRALAGGAEVLVLDDAYQRLDVRRDLNLAVVSAETAHAVRWGLPAGPWREGWAALARADAAVITRKRAPREAAEAAARDVARRVPGPVAVARLAMDHLEGLVSGASHPAAFLAGKRVVAATRSADPDAFVAQAKATGAAVQVATWRGAPDFRDEDVAWLAHATRRADHVVITERDAARLRDRWPNRVAEPLVAVLALEWEQGASDIVAALDAVITPVERL
- a CDS encoding Glu/Leu/Phe/Val dehydrogenase encodes the protein MSTVIPPSTPIIRPDKDTFLNEENPFEAMMSRFDYAAERLSLDPGLYKVLRSPEKQIIVSIPLLKDNGEVDVYTGYRVLYNTARGPAKGGIRFDLAVTLDEVKALAAWMTWKCAVVNIPFGGSKGGVVCDPTSLSISELERVTRRYTAAIIEVLGPDSDVPAPDVNTNERVMAWIMDTYSMHKRHTVTSVVTGKPVAMGGSLGRREATGRGCMIVTREALKRHNLPIEGTRVAVQGFGNVGSTAAQLMEDAGMRVVAVSDKNGGLYNAKGLKVRELVQHVRQGKPLKDYLNAERISNADLLTCDCDVLVPAALENVITRHNARDIKARIICEGANGPTTANADRILDEKGVFVIPDILANAGGVTVSYFEWVQDRGGYFWDEDTVNQRLERIMVESFDEVAGMAARHGTNLRIGAYMVGIERVAAVHRLRGMYA
- a CDS encoding 23S rRNA (pseudouridine(1915)-N(3))-methyltransferase RlmH, producing the protein MELFLLTVGRLRPAFRSACDDYLTRIRRYSRVTEYEVREASRLPAAAGRAREAEALLARTPDGATLVALTREGRGWSSAELAQEVGKWRRAAGPVAFAIGGSEGLAQDVLERAQARWSLGPLTLPHELARVVVCEQLYRAFTILAGTPYHKPSTA